One Pseudomonas sp. MM213 genomic window, TCTTGCATTCAATCACCTCTGACCACGCACCGTGCAATACATAGTTATGTCGTTTCCCCCCTTGAGGCTGCTAGCATCGGACGCACAGAGAATCCCGATCAGGCCACATCATCAGGTTGCCCATGCTCGAGACCACAGCACTGCAAAGGAAAGCGACGCTGTCCCCGCCACTGGATACGCGGTATCAGGTTGAAACGCCGGAAGGCATCGACTTGCCACTGCGCCCGGCCGGGTTGATGGTCCGTGCGCTGGCGTTCTCCATCGACCTCGGGCTGCGCGGGCTGATTCTGGGTCTGCTGTTTATCGTCCTCGCGTTTCTGGGAAAACTCGGCGCCGGGCTGGGCTCGATCCTGCTGTTCGCAGTGAGCTGGTGGTACATGGTGTTGTTCGAAGTGCTCAATCAGGGACGCTCGCCGGGCAAGCAATGGATGGGCCTGCGGGTGGTGCAGGATGACGGCACGCCGATCGGCTGGTCCGCTTCGCTGTTGCGCAACCTGCTGCGATTTGTCGACCTGTTGCCGTTCGGCTATTTCCTCGGCGCCATCAGTTGCCTGCAACACCCCAGCTTCAAACGCCTCGGTGACCTGGCCGCCGGCACGCTGGTCATCTACCGCGAACAGCCGCTCACCCGACCGCAAGTACCCGACGCCGAACCGCGACGTCCGGCCTTCGCCATGACGCTGACCGAGCAACGCGCCATCCTCGGGTTTGCCGAACGCCAGGGTGAACTCTCCGAAGCTCGGGTCAATGAACTTGCCTCTATCCTCGCCCAACCGTTGAACGTCCCTGCGCCACGAGCGGTGGCGGAACTCAACGGCATCGCCCGCGGCTTGTTGGGCCCCGCATGAAGCAAAGTCTTTTCGAGAATCGCCACAAGGCTGAATGGGCGCAGTTTTCCCTCATCCTCGACAGTCTGGAGCGCAATAAAGACACCTCACGTGTCGCCAGTTTTGCGAAAGACTATCGCCGGCTCTGCCAGCACCTGGCACTGGCTCAGGAGCGTGGATACAGCAGTTTCCTGATCGACTCGTTGCAGCAACAGGTCCTGCGCGGGCATCAACAACTTTATCGACATCGCAGCCGCCTGGGTGCCAATGTGCTCGGCTTCATCCTCGCGGATTTTCCGCGGCTGGTGCGCGAACAGTGGCGCTTCGTGCTGGCCGCCAGCCTGATGTTTTTTGGCAGCCTGATCGGCTTCGCACTGTTGGTGTATCTGTTCCCGGACCTGGTCTACAACCTGATCCCGGCACAACAGGTCAGCGACATGCAAAGCATGTACGACCCCAGCTCCGGACACCTGGGTCGCTCCGCGGAACGGGCGGCCAGTGAAGACTGGGTGATGTTCGGCTTCTACATCATGCACAACATCGGCATCGCTTTTCAGACGTTCGCCAGCGGTTTGCTGTTTGGCCTGGGCAGCGCGTTTTTCCTGTTCTTCAATGGCTTGATGATCGGCGCGGTGGCCGGGCACCTGACGCAGATCGGCTACGGGCAAACCTTCTGGTCGTTCGTGATCGGCCACGGTGCTTTCGAACTCAGCGCCATTGCCCTGGCGGGTGCCGCCGGCCTGCAACTGGGCTGGGCATTGATCGCACCGGGGCGCCAGCCACGCGCCGAAGCGTTGCGAGTCGCGGCGCGCAAAAGCGTATTACTGATTTGCGGGGTCATGCTGTTTCTGTTGATCGCTGCATTTATCGAAGCCTACTGGTCATCCATGACCGGGCCGGCGCCGATGACCAAGTATCTGGTCGGCGCGATGCTGTGGTTTTTGGTAGCAATGTATCTGCTGTTTGCCGGACGGACTCGTCATGCGCCTGAGTGACGCGACCGTGGTGATCCGCCCTCGAGCAACCTGGGAAGCCATGGACCTCGGCGTCCTGCTGAGCCAGCGGCACCGACGCCTGTTGATGACCAGTTGGGCCATCGTGACCTTGCCGGTTTTCGCCTTGCTCACCTTGTTGTTGTGGGATTCACCGTCCCTCGCCGCTTTCATTTTCTGGTGGCTGAAACCGGCGTTCGAACGCCTGCCACTGTACATCCTGTCCAAAGCCATGTTCGGTGAAACGCCCACTTTGAAACAGGCGCTGCGCCAATGGCCGAGATTGCTCAAGCCACAATT contains:
- a CDS encoding RDD family protein, whose product is MLETTALQRKATLSPPLDTRYQVETPEGIDLPLRPAGLMVRALAFSIDLGLRGLILGLLFIVLAFLGKLGAGLGSILLFAVSWWYMVLFEVLNQGRSPGKQWMGLRVVQDDGTPIGWSASLLRNLLRFVDLLPFGYFLGAISCLQHPSFKRLGDLAAGTLVIYREQPLTRPQVPDAEPRRPAFAMTLTEQRAILGFAERQGELSEARVNELASILAQPLNVPAPRAVAELNGIARGLLGPA
- a CDS encoding stage II sporulation protein M gives rise to the protein MKQSLFENRHKAEWAQFSLILDSLERNKDTSRVASFAKDYRRLCQHLALAQERGYSSFLIDSLQQQVLRGHQQLYRHRSRLGANVLGFILADFPRLVREQWRFVLAASLMFFGSLIGFALLVYLFPDLVYNLIPAQQVSDMQSMYDPSSGHLGRSAERAASEDWVMFGFYIMHNIGIAFQTFASGLLFGLGSAFFLFFNGLMIGAVAGHLTQIGYGQTFWSFVIGHGAFELSAIALAGAAGLQLGWALIAPGRQPRAEALRVAARKSVLLICGVMLFLLIAAFIEAYWSSMTGPAPMTKYLVGAMLWFLVAMYLLFAGRTRHAPE